The following proteins are co-located in the Chiloscyllium plagiosum isolate BGI_BamShark_2017 unplaced genomic scaffold, ASM401019v2 scaf_5362, whole genome shotgun sequence genome:
- the LOC122547930 gene encoding suppressor of cytokine signaling 4-like has translation MSQQKGVASQNVDVKPKVNQVKSVDRRDGYTWSGKKRSRSSKMETTLDGQVGAVAGISSTASRRERKLTSLGQVSDLEDSCSRKLSTRSLKQKIQDAVAHCFPLKVHNHKNSALSSKSKIHISDLLVDNCPFPNGSDLAQKWHLIDWHTIPLTQSCGIWEGSEVGFDEHELEEGSRMSIELEAEPLDAQILSFEVISQINTLHKQNSEVEQGTNDLACDNNTTFCLNDSDSEEELMAVFTDSENQNNFKLNFENNCSWLAPFYKYHTEFGYIYRLVPDLFWIINNPCYWGVMDRYGAEALLEGKPEGTYLLRDSAQEDYLFSVSFRRYSRSLHARIEQWNHNFSFDAHDPCVFHAPSVTGLLEHYRDPNSCMFFEPLLSLPLNRTFPFSLQRLCRAVICSSTTYEGIDALPVPPSLKAYLKEYHYKQKIRMLKISTQQWCSGLKDNQ, from the coding sequence ATGTCACAACAAAAAGGTGTGGCATCTCAAAACGTGGATGTAAAACCTAAAGTCAACCAAGTGAAAAGTGTTGATCGTAGGGATGGTTATACATGGAGTGGGAAGAAGCGTTCACGATCTTCCAAAATGGAGACTACTTTGGATGGACAAGTGGGGGCTGTTGCTGGGATATCATCAACTGCTTCAAGAAGGGAGAGAAAATTGACCTCTCttggacaggtgtcagatcttgaaGATTCATGTTCACGCAAGCTCTCTACTCGATCGCTGAAGCAAAAGATTCAGGATGCAGTAGCTCATTGTTTTCCTCTTAAGGTCCATAACCATAAAAACTCTGCTTTAAGTTCAAAAAGTAAAATACACATTAGTGATCTGCTGGTTGATAATTGTCCATTTCCTAATGGTTCTGACCTGGCTCAAAAATGGCATTTGATTGATTGGCATACAATTCCATTAACTCAAAGCTGTGGAATCTGGGAAGGCTCCGAGGTGGGATTTGACGAACATGAGTTAGAAGAAGGATCCAGAATGAGCATTGAACTAGAGGCAGAACCTCTAGATGCACAAATTCTCTCATTTGAAGTGATTTCTCAGATAAATACTTTGCATAAACAGAACTCTGAAGTGGAGCAAGGAACAAATGATTTAGCATGTGATAATAACACAACATTTTGTTTGAATGATTCAGACTCTGAAGAGGAACTGATGGCTGTTTTCACAGATTCTGAAAATCAgaataatttcaaactgaatttTGAGAATAATTGCAGTTGGCTAGCACCCTTTTACAAATATCATACTGAGTTTGGTTATATCTACCGCTTAGTTCCAGATCTGTTTTGGATCATTAATAATCCATGTTACTGGGGTGTAATGGATAGGTATGGAGCTGAGGCTCTATTAGAAGGCAAACCAGAAGGTACATATTTGCTCAGAGACTCTGCTCAGGAGGATTATCTCTTCTCTGTCAGTTTTAGACGTTACAGCCGCTCTCTCCATGCTAGAATTGAACAATGGAATCATAACTTCAGCTTTGATGCCCACGATCCCTGTGTTTTTCATGCACCAAGTGTAACCGGCCTTTTGGAACATTATAGGGACCCAAATTCTTGTATGTTCTTTGAACCATTGTTGTCACTTCCATTGAacaggacttttccattttcaCTTCAACGCCTTTGCAGAGCTGTAATTTGCAGCTCTACAACCTATGAAGGAATTGATGCTCTTCCTGTGCCACCATCATTGAAAGCTTACTTGAAGGAATACCATTACAAACAAAAAATAAGAATGCTGAAGATCAGCACACAACAATGGTGTAGTGGACTGAAAGACAATCAGTAA